The Xiphophorus couchianus chromosome 14, X_couchianus-1.0, whole genome shotgun sequence genome includes a region encoding these proteins:
- the LOC114157341 gene encoding butyrophilin subfamily 3 member A2-like gives MFSDMTFTCSSSIRAWATNPGCLLFLFVLSGSASADIVTQTITAYVTETVVLPCRITVDGELPTVEWSKEGLRENNITLLYRDGCETFGMKNPAFHYRTNLLLNKLKDGNISQIIYNLRVSDGGKYNCRTLRGKEWQVHAIIVLNVGATSKPELTVVPSTEGGELTLECKAECWFPEPDITFYDDERNEIPAEKPTRGPNSRECFTVTRRAVVQTKINRVTCKVHERKFNQTKNTEIYIPDDWMRSCSNTAAITGTVTFLLTGLIICGLVFLVHKKFCRSGQNVCRSRSKHMKEEKDEMDRRSGTSQEEEYTYDFRTSPNGTELTDQSPVDNRSPGQDSSMIKSSGSSASRRDKTPGSLNTDRHRSVSFSSSKGNSLLPNTSQRSLSHRSNASESSESLLDKPES, from the exons GTTCAGCCTCAGCAGATATCGTCACACAGACAATAACAGCCTATGTGACTGAAACCGTCGTCCTGCCGTGCCGCATCACTGTGGATGGTGAACTCCCCACGGTGGAGTGGTCCAAGGAGGGCTTAAGGGAAAACAACATCACCTTACTGTACCGGGACGGCTGCGAGACGTTTGGGATGAAGAATCCAGCCTTCCACTACAGGACAAACcttcttttgaacaaactgaAGGACGGCAACATCTCTCAGATCATTTACAACCTGAGGGTGTCTGATGGAGGCAAGTACAACTGCAGGACCCTCCGGGGGAAGGAGTGGCAGGTTCACGCGATTATCGTCCTTAATGTGG GTGCCACGTCAAAGCCAGAGCTCACAGTTGTTCCCTCCACTGAGGGTGGAGAACTGACCCTGGAGTGTAAGGCGGAGTGCTGGTTCCCAGAACCTGACATCACGTTTTACGATGACGAAAGGAACGAGATTCCAGCAGAAAAACCAACAAGAGGGCCAAACTCTAGAGAATGTTTTACAGTTACCAGGAGAGCAGTGGTGCAGACTAAAATCAACAG agtGACCTGCAAAGTCCACGAGAGAAAGTTCAATCAGACCAAGAACACAGAGATTTACATCCCAG ATGACTGGATGAGGTCCTGCTCAAACACGGCAGCCATCACAGGAACTGTCACTTTCTTATTGACAGGGTTAATAATATGTGGACTTGTTTTCCTGGTGCACAAGAAGTTCTGCA GGAGTGGACAAAACGTCTGTCGGTCAAGAAGTAAACAtatgaaagaagagaaagatgAGATGGACAGGCGCAGTGGTACCTCACAGGAAGAGGAGTACACATATGATTTCAGAACATCACCAAACGGGACAGAGCTAACAGACCAGTCACCCGTTGACAACAGGTCACCAGGACAAGACTCGTCCATGATAAAAAGTTCTGGATCGAGTGCTTCAAGACGAGACAAAACCCCCGGCTCACTGAACACAGACCGACATAGGTCTGTgtccttttcctcctccaaaGGAAACTCTCTGCTCCCTAATACATCTCAAAGAAGCTTAAGTCACCGGTCAAATGCAAGTGAGAGTTCAGAGTCACTGTTGGATAAACCAGAAAGCTAA